The nucleotide window GGTGCTGACGGCGTCGCACGTGTCGCTGCGCGACGACTTCGCCGTCTCGTGCCTCGAGCTCGACCTCGTGGTCGACACCGCGCTGGGCGCCGGGGCGCTCGGCGCGCGGATGACCGGCGGCGGGTTCGGCGGCTCCGCGATCGCGCTGGTCGACGTCGCGGAGGTCGAGACGGTGCGCGAGGCCGTGCTCGCGGCGTTCCACGACGCGGGCCTGCACCGCCCCGCGTTCGTCGACGCCACGCCCGGCGACGGAGCGGGGCCGCTGCGATGAGCGAGCCGGGCCGCCTCGACGCGGACTACCGCACGCAGTCCTGGGACCGGCTGCGCGCCGGGGTCGACGTGCTCGTCGTCGGCGGCGGGGTCACCGGCTGCGGCATCGCCCTCGACGCCGCGCTGCGCGGGCTCTCGGTGGGCCTGGTCGAGCAGCGCGACTTCGCCGCGGGGACGTCGAGCCGGTCGAGCAAGCTGGTGCACGGCGGCCTGCGCTACCTCGAGCAGTTCAACTTCACGCTCGTGCGCGAGGCGCTGCGCGAGCGGGCCCTGCTGCTCGACCACCTCGCGCCGCACCTCGTGACCCCGCTGCCGTTCCTCTACCCGCTGGCGCACCGCATCTGGGAGCGGCCGTACGTCGGCGCGGGCCTCACGCTCTACGACACGCTCGGCGGCCTGGTGCCGTCGCTCCCCCGCCACAGCCACCTGTCCAAGTCCGCCGCGCTGCGCGCCTTCCCGTCGCTGCGCGAGGAGACTCTCGCCGGGGCCATCCGCTACCACGACGCGCAGGTCGACGACGCCCGGCACACCCTCGAGCTGGCCCGCACCGCCGCCGCGCACGGCGCCTCGCTCGTCGCCGGGGCCCGGGTCGTCGGGTTCGCCCGCGAGGGCGAGCGCGTCGTGGGCGCGCAGGTCCTCGACGCCACCACGGGGCAGTCGCACGACGTGCCCGCCACGGTGGTCGTCAACGCCACCGGCGTGTGGGCCGGCATCACCGAGCAGCTGGCCGGCGTCGAGCAGCCGATCCGGATGCGGCCGAGCAAGGGCGTGCACATCGTGGTGCCCGGCGACCGGATCGACGCGTCCGTCGCCCTCATCACCAGGACGCGCACGTCGGTGCTGTTCGTCCTGCCGTGGGGGCGGTCCTGGGTGATCGGCACCACCGACACCACGTGGCACCACGGCCTCTCGCACCCCTCCGCGACGCACGCCGACATCTCCTACCTGCTCGAGCAGGCCAACGCCGCGCTCACCTCCGGGCTCACCGAGGACGACGTCATCGGGCTCTACGCCGGGCTGCGCCCCCTGGTCGACACCGAGGGGCTGGCGGAGTCGGAGATCTCGCGCGAGCACACCGTGCGCTCCCCTCTGCGCGGCCTGGTGACGATCACCGGCGGCAAGTACACGACGTACCGCGTCATGGCCGAGGACGCCGTCGACGCGTGCGGCGAGGACCTCTTCCCCGGCCGGCCGGACCTGCTCCCGCCCTCGCGCAGCGCGGAGGTCCCCCTGCTCGGGGCGTGCGAGCCCGAGACGCTGCTCGCCGAGCTCGCCGGCTGGCCCGGCACGGAGAACATCGACGCCGCCCACCTCGACCGGCTCGCGCACCGCTACGGCCGGCTGCTGCCGGAGCTGCTGCTCCACGTCGACGAGGAGCCCGAGCTCGCGCGGGAGGTGCCCGGAGGCGCCGGCACGCTGGCGGTCGAGATCGTGCACGCGGCCAGCCACGAGGGCGCGCTGCACATCGAGGACGTGCTCACGCGTCGCACCCGGCTCTACCTCGAGGCGGGCGACCGCGGTCTCGGCGCGGCGCCGCACGCGGCCCGGCTCATGGGCGACGTGCTGGGCTGGGACGACGCGACCCGCGAGCGCGAGGTGGCCCGCTACCGGCAGCGCGTGGAGGCCGAGCTCGAGGCGCAGGCGGCCCCGGACGACGACGCCGCGGCGGCGATCCGCGAGCGGGTGACCGACCCGCGCGTCCCGGGATGACCGGCCTGCCCGGCCCCCGGCGCTGCGGACGGCCGGGCAAGCCGGCTCTGCTGCGGCGGCGGGCCCGGTGAGCCTGCTCGACCCCTCCTCGGCGGCGGGCGCGGCGCACGCGCTGTGGCGCGCGGCCGAGGCCCGGCGCCTCCTCGGCTGGGCGGCCGGATCCGCCCATCCCGCGGGGGGTTTCGGCTGGCGCACCCGCGACGGCGGCCTCGACCCCTCGCGCGGGCGGCCCCTGTGGATCGCGTGCCGCATGGTGCACTGCCTGGCGCTGGGCGCGATGCTCGGCCGCGAGGACGACCGCGAGGCGGCCCGCGCCGGCACCGCTGCGCTGCTCGACATCTACCGCGACCAGGAGCACGGCGGGTGGGTCGGCGACCTCGACTCCCCCGGCGGCCGCAAAGAGGCCTACGGGCACGCCTTCGTGGTTCTCGCGGCGTCGACCGCGTCGGTGGCCGGGGTCCCGCGCGCCCACGTCCTGCTCGAGGCGGCGCTGGGCACCGTGCTCGACCGCTTCTGGGACGAGGACGCGCAGATGCCGTACGAGTCCTACGCCGCCGGCTTCACCGACCGCGAGGACTACCGCGGCGGCAACGCGGCCATGCACCTCGTCGAGGCGTTCCTGGCGGCAGCGGACGCCACCGGCGACACGGCCTGGCGCGACCGGGCGACGGCGGTGTGCACGCGGATGCTCGAGGCCGCCCGCGCGGCGTCCTGGCGGGTGCCCGAGCACTTCGACGCCCGGTGGCGCGTGCTGCCGGACTACAACCGCGACGTCCCTCGGCACCCGTTCCGGCCGTTCGGCGTCACGCCCGGGCACGCGTTCGAGTGGTCGCGCCTGGTGCTCACCCTCGGCGCGTGCCACGACGTGCCCGCGTGGTTCGGCCCGGCAGCCCGCGAGCTCGCGGCCGTCGCCTGGCGCGACGCGTGGGACGAGGCGCAGGGCGGGCTCGTCTACACGACCGACCTCGACGGGACCCCGGTGGTGCGCGAGCGATTCCACTGGGTGGTGTGCGAGGCGATGGGCGCCGCGTGGGCGCTGCACCGCAGCACCGCGGACGCGACGTGGGCCGGGCGCTACGAGCAGCTCGCGGAGTTCGTCCACCGGCACCTGCTCGACCCCGCGCGCCCCGGCGCCTGGTGGCACGAGCTCGACGCCGGCAACCACCCGTCCGAGCGCACGTGGGCCGGCGCCCCCGACGTCTACCACGCGCTCCAGGCGGTGCTGCTGCCCGGGCTGCCCCTGGCACCCGGGCTCGCCCGGGCCGTGGGCACGCCGGCGTCGAGCGGCTGAAGCGGCCTCAGTCGAGGCAGAACTCGTTGCCCTCCGGGTCGGACATCACGATCCAGCCCGAGCTCATCGGCGGTGCCGGTCAGGTGAAGGTGACGCTCAGCGGGGCGTGGTCGCTCCAGCGCTCGGCGTACGAGGCGGCCTTGCCGACCTCCGCCTTCACCGCGCGCGCCGCGAGTCCCGGCGTGGCGAGCGCGTAGTCGATGCGCCAGCCGCCGTCGGTGTCGAACCCGCGACCGCGCCACGACCACCAGGTGTAGGGGCCGGGCCCGTCGCCGCCGAGCGCCCGGCCGAGGTCGGTCCAGCCGTGGACGTCGAACCACCGGTCGAGGTAGGCCCGCTCCCCCTCCAGGAAACCCGCCTTGCCGCGGTTGCCGCGCCAGTTCTTGATGTCCACCTCGCGGTGCGCCACGTTGAGGTCGCCGCACACGATCGCCTGCCGGCGCCGGCGCGGCCGGCCCAGGTCGACCAGGCGCGCCTCGACCGCGTCGAGGAACCGGTACTTCTCCGCCTGCCGCGGCTCGTCCGTGGCTTCGCCGGTGAACACGTAGGTGCTCGCCACGGTCAGCGGTCCCACCGCGGTGTCGACGTCCACCTCGATCCAGCGCCCCGATCCGGCGAACTCCTCCGGACCGACGCCGGTGCGCACCGCCCGGTGCGGCGCCGTGGTGAGCACCGCGACCCCGGCCCGGCCCTTGGCCTCGGCCTCCGTGTGCGCCACGTGCAGGTGCCCGAGGCCGGCGTCGGCGAGCACCTCCGCGAACTGTTCGTCGGTCGCCCGGACCTCCTGCAGGCACAGCACGTCCGCACCGCTGGCCGCGAGCCACGCCAGGCCGCCGCGCCTCGCCGCCGCCCGCACCCCGTTGACGTTCGCGGTGACGACGGTGAGCACGCCGCCATCCAACCAGTCCGGACCGACGCCGGACCCCGGCGGTCCCGCAGCCGCGGCGGTCATCTCGTCCCCGCCGCGACGCCCCGACCCGGGCCGCCATGCGCGAGTCAGCGTCCGCGACTCAGGCGTGCGGCGTAGCGTTGTCGACCGTGCCCGGATCCACCCGCCCGCCCGTCCCGCCGAGGAGCCCCCAGTGACCGACGACGCCCAGCCTGTCTCGTACGAGGGCGCCACCCTCGGCGTTCCGATGCTGTCCTCGACCGGGAAGCAGTTCGGGACCCTGGCGAAGGTGCTCGAGATCGCGTCCGAGGACCTGTTCGACGGAGTCATCGTCTCCACGGAGCACGGTCACCGGTTCATCGACCGCGACCAGATCAGCGAGATCACCACCGAGTACATCCGGTGCACCATCGACGACACCGAAGCGGCCGCGCTGCCGGAACCGTCCGGCACGGTCGCCTTCGAGGCGGACGCGGGCTACGGCGAGGGGCGCTCGTTCCGGGAGTGGGTCCATCGGACGTTCGGCCACGGCGGCTGGCACGCCGAGGGCAGCGGCGAGTAGCGCCCTGCGGACCACGACGGCCCCCGGACTCGTGTCCGGGGGCCGTCGTGCGGTGCGGGTGGGTCAGGCGCCCATCGCCGCGCGGAGGTTCTCGTCGATCGCGTCGAGGAACTCCTCGGTCGTGAGGTAGGGCGCGTCCGGCGCGATGAGCAGCGCGAGGTCCTTGGTCATCTTGCCCTGCTCCACCGTCTCGACGCAG belongs to Frankiales bacterium and includes:
- a CDS encoding FAD-dependent oxidoreductase, translating into MSEPGRLDADYRTQSWDRLRAGVDVLVVGGGVTGCGIALDAALRGLSVGLVEQRDFAAGTSSRSSKLVHGGLRYLEQFNFTLVREALRERALLLDHLAPHLVTPLPFLYPLAHRIWERPYVGAGLTLYDTLGGLVPSLPRHSHLSKSAALRAFPSLREETLAGAIRYHDAQVDDARHTLELARTAAAHGASLVAGARVVGFAREGERVVGAQVLDATTGQSHDVPATVVVNATGVWAGITEQLAGVEQPIRMRPSKGVHIVVPGDRIDASVALITRTRTSVLFVLPWGRSWVIGTTDTTWHHGLSHPSATHADISYLLEQANAALTSGLTEDDVIGLYAGLRPLVDTEGLAESEISREHTVRSPLRGLVTITGGKYTTYRVMAEDAVDACGEDLFPGRPDLLPPSRSAEVPLLGACEPETLLAELAGWPGTENIDAAHLDRLAHRYGRLLPELLLHVDEEPELAREVPGGAGTLAVEIVHAASHEGALHIEDVLTRRTRLYLEAGDRGLGAAPHAARLMGDVLGWDDATREREVARYRQRVEAELEAQAAPDDDAAAAIRERVTDPRVPG
- a CDS encoding AGE family epimerase/isomerase — encoded protein: MWRAAEARRLLGWAAGSAHPAGGFGWRTRDGGLDPSRGRPLWIACRMVHCLALGAMLGREDDREAARAGTAALLDIYRDQEHGGWVGDLDSPGGRKEAYGHAFVVLAASTASVAGVPRAHVLLEAALGTVLDRFWDEDAQMPYESYAAGFTDREDYRGGNAAMHLVEAFLAAADATGDTAWRDRATAVCTRMLEAARAASWRVPEHFDARWRVLPDYNRDVPRHPFRPFGVTPGHAFEWSRLVLTLGACHDVPAWFGPAARELAAVAWRDAWDEAQGGLVYTTDLDGTPVVRERFHWVVCEAMGAAWALHRSTADATWAGRYEQLAEFVHRHLLDPARPGAWWHELDAGNHPSERTWAGAPDVYHALQAVLLPGLPLAPGLARAVGTPASSG
- the xth gene encoding exodeoxyribonuclease III, which translates into the protein MTAAAAGPPGSGVGPDWLDGGVLTVVTANVNGVRAAARRGGLAWLAASGADVLCLQEVRATDEQFAEVLADAGLGHLHVAHTEAEAKGRAGVAVLTTAPHRAVRTGVGPEEFAGSGRWIEVDVDTAVGPLTVASTYVFTGEATDEPRQAEKYRFLDAVEARLVDLGRPRRRRQAIVCGDLNVAHREVDIKNWRGNRGKAGFLEGERAYLDRWFDVHGWTDLGRALGGDGPGPYTWWSWRGRGFDTDGGWRIDYALATPGLAARAVKAEVGKAASYAERWSDHAPLSVTFT